From a single Ascaphus truei isolate aAscTru1 chromosome 2, aAscTru1.hap1, whole genome shotgun sequence genomic region:
- the LOC142487914 gene encoding uncharacterized protein LOC142487914, giving the protein MSEMNTTVVQVLGRLLVIQIAEQEYLRCLCAHCGVPGEVPSTKARCSLCGTYYFWPTEPEPMTETPRGASPGTISEVVESSESTALVPPYKRAGRTQAQPAVEPKEPSKEKSATAVEVPEHASFVPIPTGCIAEDSGDSRAEEPILISSEEEVGDPSVAMRLPANHPSGIKEEQLSADPVRPSVGAAEGPKQSHGHGDSQCGGDGDRCDPRGA; this is encoded by the coding sequence ATGTCAGAGATGAACACTACCGTGGTCCAAGTACTAGGCCGCCTGCTGGTGATCCAGATAGCCGAACAGGAGTACCTGCGGTGCCTGTGCGCCCATTGCGGAGTGCCCGGCGAGGTACccagcaccaaggcccgatgctcCTTGTGTGGTACCTACTACTTCTGGCCTACGGAGCCAGAACCGATGACcgagacccctcggggtgcctctccgggaacgatATCGGAGGTGGTGGAGAGCAGCGAGAGTACGGCCCTGGTTCCCCCTTACAAGCGAGCGGGAAGAACCCAGGCCCAACCGGCTGTCGAGCCGAAAGAACCGTCCAAGGAGAAGAGCGCAACCGctgtggaggtaccggagcacgccagcttcgtacctatacccactggctgTATCGCCGAAGATTCCGGTGACTCCCGAGCGGAGGAGCCGATCCTGATTTCATCCGAAGAAGAGGTTGGTgacccatcggtggcgatgcgcctaccggcgaaccaccccagtggCATCAAGGAGGAGCAGCTGAGCGCGGACCCCGTCCGACCGAGCGTTGGTGCGGCCGAAGGCCCGAAGCAGTCCCACGGccatggtgactcccagtgcggaggAGATGGCGATCGATGCGACCCTCGAGGAGCCTGA
- the CYP8B1 gene encoding 7-alpha-hydroxycholest-4-en-3-one 12-alpha-hydroxylase, translating into MALLLPILLALLVSVLGGLYLLGMFRKRGSTEPPLDKGIIPWLGYALHFRKNTATFLQTMQKKHGDIFTVQIAGYYFTFVMDPLSFGPIVKEARARLDFEKFAQELVARVFGYHSGVNDHKMLEKSSTKHLMGDGLVLMTQAMMENLQNLMLHDVGSGEGEKKWQQDGLFNYSYNVVFRAGYLALFGNEPAKKKDNEEKAKQHDREHSEELFHEFRKYDRLFPRLAYAVLPPKEKLEAERLKRLFWNMLSIKNTMQKENISGWISDQYQHRAEYGMPEYMQDRFMFLLLWASQGNTGPACFWLLLYLMKHPEAMEAVCDEVQKVIKETGQEVKPKGPLLNLTRDMLLKTPVLDSAVEETLRLTAAPVLIRAVKENLNIKMANGEEYAIRKGDRVALFPYIAVQMDPEVHPDPEQFKYNRFLNPDGTKKTEFFKNGKKLKYFTMPWGAGTTICPGRFFAINELKQFVFLMLTYFEFDLVNPKEEIPSIDPNRWGFGSMQPTHDIQFKYRLRY; encoded by the coding sequence ATGGCCCTGTTGCTTCCGATCCTGTTGGCGTTATTGGTTTCGGTTCTCGGTGGTCTTTACCTCCTAGGAATGTTTCGTAAGAGAGGATCAACCGAGCCTCCTCTGGACAAAGGTATCATCCCGTGGCTGGGGTACGCTTTACATTTCAGAAAAAACACGGCAACCTTTTTGCAGACGATGCAGAAAAAACACGGAGACATTTTCACCGTTCAGATTGCAGGTTACTATTTCACTTTTGTAATGGACCCTCTCTCTTTTGGGCCCATCGTGAAGGAAGCCAGGGCAAgattggactttgaaaaatttgcTCAGGAATTGGTGGCCAGAGTATTCGGCTACCATTCCGGTGTCAATGACCACAAGATGCTCGAAAAATCAAGCACGAAACATCTCATGGGCGATGGTCTCGTACTCATGACCCAGGCTATGATGGAGAACCTGCAGAACCTGATGCTTCATGACGTCGGctctggagagggggagaagaaatgGCAACAGGATGGGCTTTTTAACTACAGCTACAACGTTGTCTTCAGAGCTGGGTACCTGGCATTATTTGGGAACGAGCCagctaaaaaaaaagataatgaaGAAAAGGCCAAGCAGCACGACCGTGAGCACTCTGAAGAGTTATTTCACGAGTTCAGAAAGTATGACCGCTTGTTCCCACGCCTGGCCTATGCGGTTCTCCCTCCAAAAGAAAAGTTGGAAGCAGAAAGATTAAAGAGGTTGTTCTGGAATATGTTGTCTATAAAGAATACCATGCAGAAGGAAAATATCAGTGGGTGGATCTCTGACCAATATCAGCACAGAGCAGAATACGGGATGCCAGAATACATGCAAGACAGATTCATGTTTCTGCTTCTGTGGGCTTCTCAAGGTAACACAGGGCCTGCTTGCTTCTGGCTTCTCCTTTACTTAATGAAGCACCCTGAAGCTATGGAGGCAGTGTGTGACGAAGTACAGAAGGTTATTAAAGAAACTGGACAAGAAGTCAAGCCTAAAGGCCCACTTCTTAACCTCACCAGAGATATGCTCTTGAAGACACCTGTTCTTGACAGCGCGGTGGAAGAGACCCTACGGCTGACAGCTGCTCCGGTTCTGATCCGAGCAGTGAAAGAGAACTTGAATATCAAGATGGCAAATGGGGAGGAATATGCCATCCGGAAAGGAGACAGAGTTGCGCTTTTCCCTTACATAGCTGTGCAAATGGATCCGGAAGTTCACCCAGATCCTGAGCAGTTCAAGTACAACCGCTTCTTAAACCCAGACGGCACCAAAAAAACAGAATTCTTTAAGAATGGGAAGAAGTTGAAATATTTCACAATGCCTTGGGGAGCTGGGACCACAATTTGTCCCGGTCGCTTCTTTGCTATAAATGAACTGAAACAGTTTGTGTTCTTGATGTTAACATATTTTGAGTTTGATCTTGTTAACCCAAAAGAGGAGATTCCAAGCATTGATCCGAACCGTTGGGGGTTTGGATCAATGCAGCCTACTCATGACATCCAGTTTAAGTACCGGCTGCGTTATTAg